A stretch of Dysidea avara chromosome 5, odDysAvar1.4, whole genome shotgun sequence DNA encodes these proteins:
- the LOC136255551 gene encoding DNA polymerase epsilon subunit 2-like → MNRQKRIVTGFKLQGLSLRGDAASLLVKHMSSCQDDRELDKMVDKVLDALRQQNLKSALVNKAAIEAALAECSESDSGENPLVVIDAFSIPRFYYNAERKKFVSGPKDLPLFGAAKEKTAIFRERYAILLQRTMRHELFSPPAPGVDPGVAPSKFKLKTIEHVLSSAVTGDKLVVLAMLAQIKEGRWYLEDPSGTVEINVTSATFHTGLFVETSFVLAEGIYDGEFFIVSAVGFPPSETSVDTRSYFGSINFFGSPQGRGKMSDKMALLEQKHSNATIVLLSDVFLDDPQVMAHLNILFSGYSEAPPTAFVFMGNFSTAPFGVEKNETFKQCFDSLADLIQLFPEIIDQSQFVFVPGPLDPGLSNILPRPPIPDCLTEYFRDKVPNVAFASNPCRLQFCTQEIVVFREDLINRLSRACIRVPNMDTLMADHLVKTLISQAHLCPLPLHARPIYWSHDHTLRLYPLPDLVVIGDKYDSYAINTSDCIVTNPGSFSRSGYEFKVYIPGTKQLEDSKITDYAAMQTN, encoded by the coding sequence ATGAACCGGCAGAAGAGAATCGTTACTGGTTTCAAACTCCAAGGTTTATCACTGCGGGGAGATGCCGCATCCTTGTTGGTTAAACACATGTCGTCGTGTCAGGATGACAGAGAACTCGATAAAATGGTTGACAAAGTACTGGACGCTTTGCGACAGCAAAATTTGAAGAGTGCGCTAGTCAATAAGGCCGCGATTGAGGCGGCGTTAGCTGAATGCAGTGAATCAGATAGTGGAGAAAATCCCCTGGTAGTAATTGATGCCTTTTCTATCCCAAGATTTTACTACAACGCGGAAAGGAAAAAATTTGTTTCTGGACCGAAAGATCTTCCATTATTTGGTGCCGCTAAAGAGAAGACTGCAATATTTCGCGAGAGATATGCTATTTTATTACAACGTACCATGCGTCACGAGTTGTTCTCACCTCCAGCTCCTGGTGTAGACCCTGGCGTAGCTCCAAGCAAGTTTAAACTGAAGACGATAGAGCACGTGTTGAGCAGTGCTGTGACTGGAGATAAACTAGTGGTGTTAGCCATGTTGGCACAAATCAAGGAGGGAAGGTGGTACCTTGAGGACCCCTCTGGAACTGTTGAGatcaatgtcacttcagccaCCTTCCATACTGGGCTATTTGTGGAGACAAGTTTCGTGCTAGCAGAGGGTATTTATGATGGAGAGTTCTTCATAGTGAGTGCCGTTGGTTTCCCACCATCTGAAACATCCGTCGATACCAGGAGCTATTTTGGAAGTATCAATTTCTTTGGGTCTCCACAGGGTAGAGGGAAGATGTCAGATAAAATGGCATTGTTGGAACAAAAGCACAGCAATGCTACAATAGTGCTGCTATCAGATGTGTTTCTGGATGACCCTCAAGTGATGGCACATCTTAATATTCTCTTCAGTGGTTATTCAGAAGCTCCGCCCACTGCTTTTGTGTTTATGGGTAACTTTAGCACTGCCCCTTTTGGTGTGGAGAAAAATGAGACATTTAAACAGTGTTTTGACTCACTTGCTGATTTGATTCAGTTGTTCCCTGAAATAATAGACCAGAGTCAATTTGTGTTTGTGCCAGGACCACTAGATCCTGGCTTATCTAATATTCTTCCAAGGCCACCTATCCCAGATTGCCTGACAGAGTACTTTCGTGATAAAGTTCCTAATGTGGCATTTGCATCCAATCCATGTCGGCTACAGTTCTGCACACAAGAGATTGTTGTGTTTCGTGAAGACCTTATAAACAGATTATCGCGTGCTTGTATACGTGTTCCCAACATGGACACTTTGATGGCAGATCATTTGGTAAAGACACTGATATCTCAGGCTCATCTCTGTCCCTTACCCTTGCACGCCAGACCAATTTACTGGTCACATGACCACACCCTGAGGCTATATCCCCTTCCTGACCTGGTTGTCATTGGCGACAAGTATGACTCATATGCTATAAACACATCTGACTGTATAGTGACCAACCCTGGGTCTTTCTCTAGAAGCGGTTATGAGTTTAAAGTCTACATACCTGGCACTAAACAATTAGAAGACAGCAAGATAACTGACTATGCTGCCATGCAAACAAACTGA